From the Calonectris borealis chromosome 12, bCalBor7.hap1.2, whole genome shotgun sequence genome, one window contains:
- the GINS2 gene encoding DNA replication complex GINS protein PSF2 isoform X1 encodes MEPAEAEFLAEKELVTIVPNFSLDRIHLIGGDLGPFNPGLPVEVPVWLAINLKQRQKCRLIPPEWMDVEKLEEIRDQERKEDTFTPMPSPYYMELTKLLLNYASDNIPKADEIRTLVKDTWDTRIAKLRLSADSFVRQQEAHAKLDNLTLMEINTTGTFLTQALDHMYKLRTNLQPGESARSQDF; translated from the exons atggagcCGGCCGAGGCGGAGTTCCTGGCCGAGAAGGAGCTGGTGACGATCGTGCCCAACTTCAGCCTCGACCGGATCCACCTCATCGGG GGAGATCTGGGTCCCTTCAATCCTGGCTTGCCGGTTGAAGTGCCTGTCTGGTTGGCCATTAATCTGAAGCAGAGGCAGAAGTGTCGGCTGATTCCTCCGGAATGGATGGACGTTG AAAAACTGGAGGAAATCCGGGACCAGGAACGTAAAGAGGACACCTTCACTCCGATGCCCAGTCCCTATTATATGGAACTCACAAAGCTGCTGTTAAACTA TGCCTCAGACAACATCCCCAAAGCCGATGAGATTCGGACGCTGGTGAAGGATACCTGGGACACCCGGATAGCCAAGCTGCGGCTCTCTGCGGACAGCTTCGTCAGGCAGCAGGAGGCTCACGCCAAG ctGGATAACCTAACCTTGATGGAGATCAACACGACCGGGACTTTCCTTACTCAAGCCTTAGATCACATGTACAAGCTCCGGACCAACCTCCAGCCTGGCGAGAGCGCCCGCTCCCAGGATTTCTGA
- the COX4I1 gene encoding cytochrome c oxidase subunit 4 isoform 1, mitochondrial, with amino-acid sequence MLASRAFSLIGKRAISTSICVRAHGHAGVVKAEDFSLPAYVDRRDVPLPEVAFVRDLSAQQKALKEKEKASWTALSVDEKVELYRIKFNETYAEMNRGSNEWKTVLGGVLFFLGITGIILIWQKLYMYGPVPHTFSDEWLSMQTKRMLDMRINPVEGISSQWDFEKNEWKK; translated from the exons ATGTTGGCTTCAAGGGCGTTCAGCCTCATCGGGAAGAGAGCCATTTCCACCTCCATCTGCGTGAGAGCGCACGGACATG CTGGTGTTGTCAAAGCAGAGGATTTCAGCCTCCCAGCCTATGTCGACCGTCGGGACGTTCCCCTGCCTGAAGTGGCCTTTGTAAGGGATCTCTCTGCTCAGCAGAAGGcgctgaaagagaaggaaaaggcgTCTTGGACTGCTCTGTCCGTTGACGAGAAAGTGGAAT TGTATCGTATCAAATTTAACGAGACCTACGCGGAAATGAACAGAGGATCAAACGAATGGAAGACCGTCCTTGGTGGAGTACTGTTCTTTCTTGGTATAACCGGTATCATCCTCATTTGGCAGAAACTTTATA TGTACGGCCCCGTTCCGCACACCTTCTCGGACGAGTGGCTGTCGATGCAGACGAAGAGAATGTTGGACATGCGGATTAATCCCGTGGAGGGCATCTCTTCCCAGTGGGATTTCGAGAAGAATGAATGGAAGAAGTGA
- the EMC8 gene encoding ER membrane protein complex subunit 8 isoform X2, with protein MRADRLSLFTTAPAALGGVWRHLAAGGLRGGGGTGTGTGTGPVRGGGGGGRGAVCRGRMKLTTQAYCKMVLHGAKYPHCAVNGLLVAERPSAAPRRDQAGPPSLFVDCIPLFHGTLALAPMLEVALTLIDSWCKENSYVIAGYYQANERVKDASPNQVAEKVASRIAEGFNDTALIMVDNTKFTMECVEPAIHVYELHENKWRCKDPHVDFCEDWTEAQRIAASLLDSKSYETLVDFDNHLDDIRNDWTNPEINKAVLHLC; from the exons ATGCGGGCGGACCGTCTCTCGCTTTTTACGACAGCGCCGGCGGCGCTTGGCGGCGTTTGGCGACACTTGGCGGCGGGCGGcctgaggggaggcggcgggaccgggaccgggaccgggaccgggccggtgcgcggcggcggcgggggcggccgcggggctgtcTGCCGTGGCAGGATGAAGCTGACCACGCAGGCCTACTGCAAGATGGTGCTGCACGGCGCTAAGTACCCACACTGCGCCGTGAACGGGCTGCTGGTGGCAGAGCGGCCTTCGGCTGCCCCGCGCCGCGATCAGGCCGGGCCCCCCTCGCTCTTCGTCGACTGCATCCCGCTCTTCCACGGCACCCTGGCGCTGGCGCCCATGCTGGAGGTGGCCCTCACCCTG ATTGACTCTTGGTGCAAAGAGAATAGCTACGTGATAGCTGGATATTACCAGGCAAATGAACGCGTGAAAGATGCCAG TCCAAACCAGGTTGCGGAAAAGGTGGCCTCCAGAATTGCAGAGGGCTTTAACGATACAGCGCTCATAATG GTTGATAACACCAAGTTTACAATGGAGTGCGTAGAGCCTGCCATTCACGTGTACGAGCTTCATGAGAACAAGTGGAGGTGCAAGGACCCGCACGT TGATTTTTGTGAAGATTGGACCGAAGCCCAGAGAATCGCTGCATCTCTCTTGGACAGCAAGTCCTACGAGACGCTTGTAGATTTTGATAATCACCTGGATGATATCCGGAACGACTGGACAAACCCAGAGATCAACAAAGCTGTCCTCCACCTGTGTTAG
- the GINS2 gene encoding DNA replication complex GINS protein PSF2 isoform X2: protein MEPAEAEFLAEKELVTIVPNFSLDRIHLIGGDLGPFNPGLPVEVPVWLAINLKQRQKCRLIPPEWMDVEKLEEIRDQERKEDTFTPMPSPYYMELTKLLLNYASDNIPKADEIRTLVKDTWDTRIAKLRLSADSFVRQQEAHAKVRRGRAERAG, encoded by the exons atggagcCGGCCGAGGCGGAGTTCCTGGCCGAGAAGGAGCTGGTGACGATCGTGCCCAACTTCAGCCTCGACCGGATCCACCTCATCGGG GGAGATCTGGGTCCCTTCAATCCTGGCTTGCCGGTTGAAGTGCCTGTCTGGTTGGCCATTAATCTGAAGCAGAGGCAGAAGTGTCGGCTGATTCCTCCGGAATGGATGGACGTTG AAAAACTGGAGGAAATCCGGGACCAGGAACGTAAAGAGGACACCTTCACTCCGATGCCCAGTCCCTATTATATGGAACTCACAAAGCTGCTGTTAAACTA TGCCTCAGACAACATCCCCAAAGCCGATGAGATTCGGACGCTGGTGAAGGATACCTGGGACACCCGGATAGCCAAGCTGCGGCTCTCTGCGGACAGCTTCGTCAGGCAGCAGGAGGCTCACGCCAAGGTGCGGCGGGGACGTGCGGAGAGAG ctGGATAA
- the EMC8 gene encoding ER membrane protein complex subunit 8 isoform X1: MRADRLSLFTTAPAALGGVWRHLAAGGLRGGGGTGTGTGTGPVRGGGGGGRGAVCRGRMKLTTQAYCKMVLHGAKYPHCAVNGLLVAERPSAAPRRDQAGPPSLFVDCIPLFHGTLALAPMLEVALTLVDNTKFTMECVEPAIHVYELHENKWRCKDPHVDFCEDWTEAQRIAASLLDSKSYETLVDFDNHLDDIRNDWTNPEINKAVLHLC; encoded by the exons ATGCGGGCGGACCGTCTCTCGCTTTTTACGACAGCGCCGGCGGCGCTTGGCGGCGTTTGGCGACACTTGGCGGCGGGCGGcctgaggggaggcggcgggaccgggaccgggaccgggaccgggccggtgcgcggcggcggcgggggcggccgcggggctgtcTGCCGTGGCAGGATGAAGCTGACCACGCAGGCCTACTGCAAGATGGTGCTGCACGGCGCTAAGTACCCACACTGCGCCGTGAACGGGCTGCTGGTGGCAGAGCGGCCTTCGGCTGCCCCGCGCCGCGATCAGGCCGGGCCCCCCTCGCTCTTCGTCGACTGCATCCCGCTCTTCCACGGCACCCTGGCGCTGGCGCCCATGCTGGAGGTGGCCCTCACCCTG GTTGATAACACCAAGTTTACAATGGAGTGCGTAGAGCCTGCCATTCACGTGTACGAGCTTCATGAGAACAAGTGGAGGTGCAAGGACCCGCACGT TGATTTTTGTGAAGATTGGACCGAAGCCCAGAGAATCGCTGCATCTCTCTTGGACAGCAAGTCCTACGAGACGCTTGTAGATTTTGATAATCACCTGGATGATATCCGGAACGACTGGACAAACCCAGAGATCAACAAAGCTGTCCTCCACCTGTGTTAG